In Pseudoxanthobacter soli DSM 19599, the following are encoded in one genomic region:
- a CDS encoding GntR family transcriptional regulator, with the protein MSSEDNGVRLRGKHPTEDLIYERLVDAIIDKHLRAGEHLNEVKLAEAYDVPRSRVRRVLERLRDEDVVVFQLNRGAFVSRPTIEDAHHVYEARRELECIVVRLACQRATAADIERLRQHLRHEREMFDRQDPSVNRVAAHFHHLIAEIARNPVFEKMLAVLIRRGVLIQSVYEQKTGILCLTHEHERVVDFIEANRPDDAAHEMTHHFEHIVSSLNLSEARRQEADIYEFLRG; encoded by the coding sequence ATGTCCAGCGAGGATAACGGGGTCCGGCTTCGTGGCAAGCACCCCACGGAAGACCTCATCTATGAGCGGCTGGTCGACGCGATCATCGACAAACATCTGCGGGCCGGCGAGCACCTGAACGAGGTCAAGCTGGCCGAAGCCTACGACGTGCCCCGGTCGCGGGTGCGGCGCGTGCTGGAGCGGCTGCGCGACGAGGATGTCGTCGTGTTCCAGCTCAATCGCGGCGCCTTCGTCTCGCGTCCGACCATCGAGGATGCGCACCACGTCTACGAGGCGCGGCGGGAACTCGAATGCATCGTGGTCCGCCTCGCCTGCCAGCGGGCGACGGCGGCCGACATCGAGCGTCTGCGCCAGCACCTGCGCCACGAGCGCGAGATGTTCGACAGGCAGGATCCAAGCGTCAACCGGGTCGCAGCGCATTTCCATCACCTGATCGCGGAGATCGCCCGCAACCCGGTGTTCGAGAAGATGCTGGCGGTGCTGATCCGCCGTGGCGTGCTGATCCAGTCGGTCTATGAACAAAAGACCGGCATCCTGTGCCTGACGCATGAGCACGAGCGGGTGGTGGATTTCATCGAGGCGAACCGGCCCGATGACGCGGCCCACGAGATGACCCACCATTTCGAGCATATCGTCTCCAGCCTCAACCTGTCGGAAGCCCGACGGCAGGAAGCCGACATCTACGAATTCCTGCGCGGCTGA
- a CDS encoding allantoinase PuuE — MSSPSLSAPERDLVGYGPRIPAGTWPNGARLAINVVINYEEGSERSFAMGDPDQEPMTEWGSYAFPRDIRNLAMESMYEYGSRVGIWRILDSLADARIPATFFACAVAFEQNPDVARAAVAGGHEICSHGYRWEEVFHLTEEEERDHIVRAIRSFEQTCGKRPVGWYCRYGPSVRTRRLVAEEGGFLYDSDAYNDDVPYFVTVGDHRRLVVPYTCDVNDIRFWNSPGLAQAEDFFLYMRESFEVLYAEAARGPRMMSIGLHPRMIGRPGRIRSLKRFFDYARQYHDVWFTTREEIARAWLERDAGSEEAGDA, encoded by the coding sequence ATGTCATCTCCTTCCCTCTCAGCGCCCGAGCGCGATCTCGTCGGCTACGGCCCGCGCATTCCGGCGGGAACCTGGCCGAACGGCGCGCGCCTCGCGATCAACGTGGTGATCAACTACGAGGAAGGCTCGGAGCGCTCGTTCGCCATGGGCGACCCCGACCAGGAGCCGATGACGGAATGGGGCAGCTACGCCTTCCCGCGCGACATCCGGAACCTCGCCATGGAATCCATGTACGAGTACGGCTCCCGCGTGGGCATCTGGCGCATCCTCGACTCGCTGGCGGATGCCCGCATCCCGGCGACGTTCTTCGCCTGCGCGGTCGCCTTCGAGCAGAACCCGGACGTGGCGCGGGCGGCGGTCGCCGGCGGCCACGAGATCTGCAGCCACGGCTATCGCTGGGAAGAGGTGTTCCACCTCACCGAGGAGGAGGAGCGCGACCACATCGTCCGCGCGATCCGTTCCTTCGAGCAAACCTGCGGCAAGCGCCCGGTCGGCTGGTATTGCCGCTATGGACCGAGCGTGCGCACCCGCCGCCTCGTCGCGGAGGAAGGCGGGTTCCTCTACGATTCCGACGCCTACAACGACGACGTGCCCTATTTCGTCACGGTCGGCGACCATCGGCGCCTCGTCGTGCCCTATACCTGCGACGTCAACGACATCCGCTTCTGGAACTCACCCGGTCTGGCGCAGGCGGAGGACTTCTTCCTCTACATGCGCGAGAGCTTCGAGGTGCTGTACGCCGAGGCGGCGCGCGGCCCGCGCATGATGTCGATCGGGCTGCATCCGCGGATGATCGGGCGCCCCGGCCGCATCCGCTCGCTGAAGCGCTTCTTCGACTATGCGCGCCAGTACCACGACGTCTGGTTCACGACCCGCGAGGAGATCGCCCGCGCCTGGCTCGAACGCGACGCCGGTTCCGAGGAGGCGGGCGATGCGTGA
- a CDS encoding ureidoglycolate lyase yields the protein MREIAAQPLTPEAFAPFGDVVAEVSRPILPFNGRPGARAVLEVVAPPGPSEPGRHVVSLMERHLHSTQAFLPLDGESYLVVVAPDAPDGGPDLDGLTAFAVPGDTGVQYRTAVWHVPMTMLGASGRLAMHVHKDGSDADCEFRDISPVGIRLGAVPAPPLPSSPL from the coding sequence ATGCGTGAGATCGCGGCGCAGCCCCTGACGCCCGAGGCGTTCGCCCCGTTCGGCGACGTGGTGGCGGAGGTGTCCCGCCCCATCCTGCCCTTCAACGGCCGGCCCGGGGCCCGGGCGGTGCTGGAGGTCGTCGCGCCCCCGGGACCGAGCGAACCCGGCCGGCATGTGGTGAGCCTGATGGAGCGCCATCTCCATTCGACGCAGGCGTTCCTGCCCCTCGACGGTGAGAGCTATCTCGTCGTCGTCGCGCCGGATGCGCCCGACGGCGGACCGGATCTCGACGGCCTCACGGCCTTCGCGGTGCCCGGCGACACCGGCGTGCAGTACCGCACCGCCGTCTGGCATGTCCCGATGACGATGCTCGGCGCATCGGGACGTCTCGCGATGCACGTCCACAAGGACGGCTCGGACGCGGACTGCGAGTTCCGCGACATTTCCCCGGTCGGCATCCGGCTGGGCGCAGTGCCTGCCCCTCCCCTCCCTTCCTCCCCCCTCTGA
- a CDS encoding ABC transporter substrate-binding protein, with protein MRMNRLSYTLSALAFAVMAASPSAHAQSANETLIVAGPRTPESLDQEYPPTEAGHEARRNIFERLLVYAMKDDPNGAKVEDFSKIEGALAESYEIAPDNKSITFHLRKGVKSAAGNEMTADDVMWTFERGWNMKATFHWYMTQILKIESFDSFQKIDDYTVKVSIPHPSLLLARLWINNDLGIIDSTEAKKHITKDDPWASRFLSTDSASFAPYHIAKFSPGQEVIYEANPYYYRGEAKLKKVIFREMPTSSNRLAALQAGSIDVAEWLTPREIALAKKVPTIKVWEVFGNYTHRLEMNNSLPPFDKVEVRQAMNYLVPRPDIESSVYMGTARPTKSPVSEIYPAYTDEGFPYKDDVAKAKELLAKAGYPDGFKTELGYRTGEPLEEQMAVILKTAFARAGVDVTLVKLPASSLVERYTKGTMPMFFIRDMAIVPDAAYVTNLFINSQSMVNFSHYKNAEVDALINKALTSTDQAAREADMKTVQKIVVSEAPWVFLFNPGYQLAVGAKVNGFSWYTPNSNAWYDFSK; from the coding sequence ATGCGCATGAACCGCCTGTCGTATACGCTCTCGGCCCTCGCCTTCGCGGTGATGGCCGCGAGCCCGTCCGCGCACGCCCAGAGCGCGAACGAGACCCTGATCGTCGCCGGCCCCCGCACGCCCGAATCCCTCGACCAGGAATATCCGCCGACCGAAGCCGGCCACGAGGCGCGCCGCAACATCTTCGAGCGCCTGCTCGTCTACGCGATGAAGGACGACCCGAACGGCGCCAAGGTGGAGGACTTCTCCAAGATCGAGGGCGCGCTGGCGGAAAGCTACGAGATCGCGCCGGACAACAAGTCCATCACCTTCCACCTGCGCAAGGGTGTGAAGAGCGCCGCCGGCAACGAGATGACCGCCGACGACGTGATGTGGACCTTCGAGCGCGGCTGGAACATGAAGGCCACGTTCCACTGGTACATGACGCAGATCCTCAAGATCGAGAGCTTCGATTCCTTCCAGAAGATCGACGACTACACCGTCAAGGTTTCGATCCCGCACCCCTCGCTGCTGCTGGCGCGGCTGTGGATCAACAACGACCTCGGCATCATCGACTCGACGGAAGCCAAGAAGCACATCACCAAGGACGATCCCTGGGCCTCCCGCTTCCTGTCGACGGACTCGGCTTCGTTCGCGCCCTATCACATCGCGAAGTTCTCGCCGGGCCAGGAAGTCATCTACGAGGCCAACCCCTATTATTACCGGGGCGAGGCCAAGCTGAAGAAGGTGATCTTCCGCGAGATGCCGACCTCCTCCAACCGCCTCGCGGCGCTGCAGGCGGGCTCGATCGACGTCGCCGAATGGCTGACCCCGCGCGAGATCGCCCTCGCCAAGAAGGTGCCGACGATCAAGGTGTGGGAGGTGTTCGGCAACTACACGCACCGCCTCGAGATGAACAATTCGCTGCCGCCGTTCGACAAGGTTGAGGTGCGCCAGGCGATGAACTATCTCGTGCCGCGGCCCGACATCGAGAGCAGCGTCTACATGGGCACCGCCCGGCCGACCAAGAGCCCTGTCTCGGAGATCTACCCGGCCTATACGGACGAAGGCTTCCCCTACAAGGACGACGTCGCCAAGGCCAAGGAACTGCTGGCCAAGGCCGGCTATCCCGACGGCTTCAAGACGGAACTCGGCTACCGCACCGGCGAACCGCTGGAAGAACAGATGGCGGTGATCCTGAAGACCGCCTTCGCGCGGGCCGGCGTCGACGTGACCCTCGTCAAGCTGCCGGCATCGAGCCTGGTGGAGCGCTACACCAAGGGCACCATGCCGATGTTCTTCATCCGCGACATGGCGATCGTGCCCGACGCGGCCTACGTGACCAACCTGTTCATCAACAGCCAGTCGATGGTGAACTTCTCGCACTACAAGAACGCCGAGGTCGACGCGCTCATCAACAAGGCGCTCACCTCCACCGATCAGGCGGCCCGCGAGGCGGACATGAAGACCGTGCAGAAGATCGTGGTCTCGGAAGCCCCCTGGGTGTTCCTGTTCAATCCCGGCTACCAACTTGCAGTAGGCGCCAAGGTGAACGGCTTCTCCTGGTACACGCCGAACAGCAACGCCTGGTACGACTTCAGCAAATGA
- a CDS encoding ABC transporter permease: MLLALRRRWERVPRALQIVLPRLALLVPQMFGVLFVTFFLIRLLPGDPAVLLLGNMATPEAVAQLRDRLGLNDSLWVQFLTYCGNVLHGDLGISIFTSNPVTVDLMERAPATLELITYAMILTVIIGFAVAVASVVRPGGTVDVGARIYGLAAGAIPDFWIGLILIYVFFTMLGWAAAPFGRIDAMMNPPPYVTGFYTVDALIAGNFAALTSAAGRLVLPVLTIAIVNAGALMKMTQSIFAGVWRSDFVRHARACGVPERVIIRAAMRNSLPPIITIIGFLVGFLLGAAVLVETIFSWGGLGQYAVQAVMNSDYPALQGFILVAAAFILVVYLVVDILYELADPRIKV, encoded by the coding sequence ATGCTCCTCGCCCTGAGACGACGTTGGGAGCGCGTTCCGCGCGCGCTCCAGATCGTGCTGCCACGGCTTGCGCTGCTGGTGCCGCAGATGTTCGGCGTGCTGTTCGTGACGTTCTTCCTGATCCGCCTGCTGCCCGGCGATCCGGCGGTGCTGCTGCTCGGCAACATGGCGACGCCGGAGGCGGTGGCGCAGTTGCGTGACCGGCTCGGCCTCAACGACAGCCTGTGGGTGCAGTTCCTCACCTATTGCGGCAACGTCCTGCACGGCGATCTCGGCATCTCGATCTTCACCTCCAATCCGGTGACGGTCGACCTGATGGAGCGCGCGCCGGCAACGCTGGAACTGATCACCTACGCCATGATCCTGACGGTGATCATCGGCTTCGCCGTCGCCGTCGCATCGGTGGTGCGGCCGGGGGGGACCGTCGATGTCGGCGCCCGGATCTACGGCCTCGCCGCCGGCGCCATTCCCGATTTCTGGATCGGCCTCATCCTGATCTACGTGTTCTTCACCATGCTCGGCTGGGCGGCCGCACCGTTCGGGCGCATCGATGCGATGATGAACCCGCCGCCCTACGTCACCGGCTTCTACACGGTGGACGCGCTGATCGCCGGCAATTTCGCCGCGCTGACATCGGCCGCCGGGCGCCTCGTGCTGCCGGTGCTGACCATCGCCATCGTCAATGCCGGCGCGCTGATGAAGATGACCCAGAGCATCTTCGCAGGCGTCTGGCGGTCCGATTTCGTGCGCCATGCCCGGGCCTGCGGCGTGCCGGAGCGCGTGATCATCCGCGCCGCCATGCGCAACAGCCTGCCGCCGATCATCACCATCATCGGCTTCCTGGTCGGCTTCCTGCTCGGCGCGGCCGTGCTGGTCGAGACGATCTTCTCCTGGGGTGGCCTCGGCCAGTACGCCGTGCAGGCGGTGATGAACAGCGACTACCCGGCGCTGCAGGGCTTCATCCTCGTCGCCGCCGCCTTCATTCTCGTCGTCTACCTCGTGGTGGACATCCTCTACGAACTCGCCGACCCGAGGATCAAGGTATGA
- a CDS encoding ABC transporter permease produces the protein MKLPLALRRPAAVIGLLLLALQIVMIVFAPVISPYSPVEADALASLQPPSAAHWFGTDITGMDVFSRVVYATRINLLISVVSVAVAFAVGVPLGLLIGFYRGPASSLAMRLFDFIQAFPIFVLGMALVAVMGQEIWNVAIVLAILFIPIFARLIRAEVLSLRERPFVAAARCSGATDRHIMFRHLLPNAMMPAMVQVSISIGMAILLTAGLSFIGAGVRMPTPEWGLMVSTGAQQMILGVWWVSLFPGLAIVVAVLCFALLGDVMRDALDPTRARKPARAGRRPQTTGETA, from the coding sequence ATGAAGCTGCCCCTCGCGCTCCGACGCCCGGCGGCTGTGATCGGCCTCCTGCTGCTCGCGCTGCAGATCGTCATGATCGTGTTCGCGCCGGTGATAAGCCCTTACAGCCCGGTGGAGGCCGATGCCCTCGCCTCGCTGCAGCCGCCCTCCGCCGCGCACTGGTTCGGCACCGACATCACCGGCATGGACGTGTTCTCGCGGGTGGTCTACGCGACGCGCATCAATCTTCTGATCAGCGTCGTCTCGGTCGCCGTCGCCTTCGCCGTCGGCGTGCCGCTCGGCCTGCTGATCGGCTTCTATCGCGGCCCGGCGTCCAGCCTCGCCATGCGGCTGTTCGACTTCATCCAGGCCTTTCCGATCTTCGTGCTCGGCATGGCGCTGGTGGCCGTGATGGGCCAGGAGATCTGGAACGTCGCGATCGTGCTCGCGATCCTGTTCATCCCGATCTTCGCCCGGCTGATCCGCGCCGAGGTGCTGTCGCTGCGGGAACGGCCGTTCGTGGCGGCGGCGCGGTGCTCGGGCGCCACCGACCGCCACATCATGTTCCGCCACCTGCTGCCGAACGCGATGATGCCGGCCATGGTGCAGGTCTCGATCTCGATCGGCATGGCGATCCTGCTCACCGCCGGCCTCTCGTTCATCGGCGCGGGCGTGCGCATGCCGACGCCGGAATGGGGGCTGATGGTCTCCACCGGTGCCCAGCAGATGATCCTCGGCGTGTGGTGGGTGTCGCTGTTCCCCGGGCTCGCCATCGTCGTCGCCGTGCTCTGCTTCGCCCTGCTCGGCGACGTGATGCGCGATGCGCTCGATCCCACGCGTGCCCGCAAGCCGGCCCGCGCCGGGCGCCGGCCGCAGACCACCGGAGAAACGGCATGA
- a CDS encoding dipeptide ABC transporter ATP-binding protein: MTSETADTPVLRIDGLTLVADGEEGERVLLDGLDLRLMPHEILGIVGETGAGKSLLARAIIDLLPPGVRRERGEVLVEGRVVSQMTPGERRALRGGTVSLIGTNAKALLDPVERVGAQLVRVLRSHRRLSRQAAWAQAVQLLADVGIVNPEERAKAYPHELSGGMAQRVVIAMALIAEPKIVLADDATLGLDATVSVQVLDMLVERSRRMGCSVVLITHDLGIVAHYCNRVAVMRGGRIEEMAPTAQFIAAPREPYSRALLDAARARPVPSLRGTGTDAAPLLAIENLVKIFPGSRPGELVRAVDGVSFTVRRGETLALVGESGSGKTTIGQCLVRLLQATSGQILFDGEDVTHWPEARFRGLRRRIQMVFQEPYVALNPRWRVRQLVNEPLAMLETMSAAERLKRVHEVLALVDLPTRTAELFPHELTAGEQKRVGIARALASRPDFVIFDEPTTALDIRVRAQIIDLVRDLQSRMQLSALFITHDLNSVRSLAHDVAVMNRGRIVEAGSMDEVFARPKDPYTRKLLSAELAIEQAAPPHEDHLQGVLR, from the coding sequence ATGACGAGCGAAACCGCCGACACGCCCGTGCTGCGGATCGACGGCCTGACCCTCGTCGCCGACGGGGAGGAAGGCGAGCGCGTCCTGCTGGACGGGCTCGATCTCCGGCTGATGCCGCACGAGATCCTCGGCATCGTCGGCGAAACCGGCGCCGGCAAGTCGCTGCTGGCGCGCGCGATCATCGACCTGCTTCCCCCGGGCGTGCGCCGCGAGCGCGGTGAGGTGCTGGTCGAAGGCCGCGTCGTCAGCCAGATGACGCCGGGCGAACGCCGTGCCCTGCGCGGCGGGACGGTGTCGCTGATCGGCACCAACGCCAAGGCGCTGCTCGATCCGGTCGAGCGGGTGGGGGCGCAGCTCGTGCGCGTGCTGCGCAGCCACCGGCGGCTGTCGCGGCAGGCCGCCTGGGCTCAGGCGGTGCAGCTTCTCGCCGATGTCGGCATCGTCAACCCCGAGGAGCGCGCCAAGGCCTATCCCCACGAGCTGTCCGGCGGCATGGCCCAGCGCGTCGTCATCGCCATGGCCCTGATCGCCGAGCCGAAGATCGTGCTCGCCGACGACGCCACCCTCGGGCTCGACGCCACCGTGTCGGTGCAGGTGCTCGACATGCTGGTGGAGCGCAGCCGGCGGATGGGCTGCTCGGTGGTGCTCATCACCCACGATCTCGGCATCGTCGCGCACTATTGCAACCGCGTCGCGGTGATGCGCGGCGGCCGGATCGAGGAGATGGCGCCGACCGCCCAATTCATCGCCGCGCCGCGCGAACCCTACAGCCGTGCGCTCCTGGACGCGGCGCGGGCGCGGCCGGTTCCCTCGCTTCGCGGGACCGGAACGGACGCCGCGCCGCTGCTCGCCATCGAGAACCTCGTGAAGATTTTCCCCGGCAGCCGACCGGGCGAACTCGTCCGCGCGGTCGACGGCGTGTCCTTCACCGTGCGCCGGGGCGAGACCCTCGCCCTCGTCGGCGAGAGCGGCTCGGGCAAGACCACCATCGGCCAGTGCCTCGTGCGGCTGCTGCAGGCGACGTCGGGCCAGATCCTGTTCGACGGGGAGGACGTGACCCACTGGCCGGAGGCGCGCTTCCGCGGATTGCGCCGCCGGATCCAGATGGTGTTCCAGGAACCCTATGTGGCGCTCAACCCGCGCTGGCGGGTGCGTCAGCTCGTCAACGAGCCGCTGGCGATGCTGGAGACCATGTCCGCCGCCGAGCGCCTGAAGCGGGTCCACGAGGTGCTGGCGCTCGTCGACCTGCCGACGCGCACCGCGGAGCTGTTTCCCCATGAACTCACGGCGGGCGAACAGAAGCGCGTCGGCATCGCGCGGGCGCTCGCCAGCCGCCCGGACTTCGTCATCTTCGACGAACCGACCACCGCGCTCGATATCCGGGTGCGTGCCCAGATCATCGATCTCGTGCGCGACCTGCAGAGCCGGATGCAGCTCTCGGCCCTGTTCATCACCCACGACCTCAACTCGGTGCGCTCGCTCGCCCACGACGTCGCCGTCATGAACCGGGGACGGATCGTCGAGGCGGGCAGCATGGACGAGGTCTTCGCCCGGCCGAAGGACCCCTATACGCGCAAGCTGCTGTCGGCGGAGCTCGCCATCGAACAGGCCGCGCCGCCCCATGAAGACCATCTGCAGGGAGTTCTGCGGTGA
- a CDS encoding NAD-dependent epimerase/dehydratase family protein — MSQTTSEPTILVTGASGLIGQRVLARLSAEGRRALGIDIALKPGQHPVTIADLGDIHRLHGLARAEGVGSIIHCGAVSGPMVMIDNPYGIVQANVTGTANMLELARTFGMRRLVFCSSTSAFGPTRAPEAGTPGLAEDTPLRPSSVYGATKVAAEQLLAGYRQQHRLDAVAVRLCWVYGPGRTTDCVIRTLIEDAQAGRPSRLPFGRDFPRQFIHVDDAVDALLRAHDAPSCPQPVYTATGGSFLTIGEVAEVVGRVLPGADIDVAPGPDPLDDYQHRFDTTAIARDLGFVPRHTLEDGVRAYAAWLADRRA, encoded by the coding sequence GTGAGCCAAACGACATCCGAACCGACCATTCTCGTCACCGGTGCCTCCGGCCTGATCGGCCAGCGCGTACTGGCGCGCCTCTCCGCTGAAGGCCGGCGGGCGCTCGGCATCGACATCGCGCTCAAGCCGGGCCAGCACCCCGTCACCATCGCCGATCTCGGCGACATCCACCGGCTTCATGGCCTCGCGCGTGCCGAGGGCGTCGGCTCGATCATCCATTGCGGCGCGGTCTCCGGGCCGATGGTGATGATCGACAACCCCTACGGCATCGTTCAGGCCAATGTGACCGGGACGGCCAACATGCTGGAACTGGCGCGGACCTTCGGGATGCGCCGGCTGGTGTTCTGCTCGTCCACCAGCGCCTTCGGCCCGACGCGCGCGCCGGAGGCCGGCACGCCCGGACTGGCGGAGGATACGCCGCTCCGGCCCTCCAGCGTCTATGGCGCCACCAAGGTCGCGGCCGAACAACTACTGGCCGGCTATCGCCAGCAGCATCGCCTCGACGCGGTGGCTGTCCGGCTGTGCTGGGTCTACGGACCGGGCCGCACCACGGACTGCGTGATCCGGACCCTGATCGAGGACGCGCAGGCCGGCCGGCCGAGCCGACTGCCATTCGGGCGCGATTTTCCCCGCCAGTTCATCCATGTCGACGACGCGGTGGACGCGCTCTTGCGCGCACACGACGCGCCGTCGTGCCCGCAACCGGTCTACACCGCAACCGGCGGCAGCTTCCTGACCATCGGCGAAGTCGCCGAGGTGGTCGGGCGCGTGCTGCCCGGCGCCGACATCGACGTCGCCCCGGGACCAGATCCGCTGGACGACTACCAGCACCGTTTCGACACCACCGCCATCGCGCGGGATCTCGGCTTCGTGCCGCGCCACACGCTGGAGGACGGCGTTCGCGCCTATGCCGCGTGGCTGGCGGACCGTCGCGCCTGA
- a CDS encoding SDR family NAD(P)-dependent oxidoreductase — protein sequence MTSFSLAGRTALVTGGSRGIGAAIVEIFLAHGARVGYCQFGDDANAAALAARLGAAGHDVVHTVCDVADEASVDALAAWSADALGPVDILVNCAGIGGDLAFEDITTAAFDRMIGVHLRGTFMVTQRFYPAMAAKGWGRIINFSSQLAYKGAPGLAHYCAAKAGIVGFTRALAYEAAPKGVTVNSIAPGPIETDMLMGLTDAWRAMKQAQLPMGRFGHVDEIAPTALMLASDAGGYYCGQSLSPNGGDVMV from the coding sequence ATGACCAGTTTCAGCCTCGCCGGCCGCACCGCTCTGGTGACCGGCGGCAGCCGCGGCATCGGCGCGGCCATCGTCGAGATCTTCCTCGCCCACGGCGCGCGCGTCGGCTATTGCCAGTTCGGCGACGACGCCAATGCCGCCGCGCTGGCCGCCCGCCTCGGTGCCGCCGGCCACGACGTGGTCCACACCGTCTGCGACGTCGCCGACGAGGCCTCGGTCGACGCCCTCGCCGCCTGGAGTGCCGATGCCCTCGGCCCGGTGGACATCCTCGTCAACTGCGCCGGCATCGGCGGCGATCTCGCGTTCGAGGACATCACGACGGCCGCGTTCGACCGCATGATCGGCGTGCACCTGCGCGGCACCTTCATGGTGACCCAGCGGTTCTATCCGGCGATGGCCGCGAAGGGCTGGGGCCGGATCATCAACTTCTCCTCGCAGCTCGCCTACAAGGGCGCGCCGGGCCTCGCGCATTATTGCGCCGCCAAGGCCGGCATCGTCGGCTTCACCCGCGCGCTCGCCTACGAGGCGGCGCCGAAGGGGGTGACGGTCAATTCGATCGCGCCGGGACCGATCGAGACCGACATGCTGATGGGGCTGACGGATGCCTGGCGGGCCATGAAGCAGGCCCAGCTGCCGATGGGCCGGTTCGGCCACGTCGACGAGATCGCGCCGACGGCGCTCATGCTGGCGTCCGACGCCGGCGGCTACTATTGCGGCCAGTCGCTCTCCCCCAATGGCGGCGACGTGATGGTCTGA
- the hydA gene encoding dihydropyrimidinase yields the protein MFDLVIRNGTIATASDVFAADIGIRDGRIVQIGESLPDGARTLDATGRYVLPGGVDSHVHMAQPSGEGIRMADGFESGTRSALFGGNTCVLPFCLQQKGQSLREAVTAYHALAEGQCYTDVSFHMIVSDPTPAVLGQELPALVADGYTSFKVFMTYEGLRLNDAEILATMDVARRTGALVLVHCENEDAIRYLIGQHESAGDVAPRAHASTRPVVVEREATHRALSLAEVVDVPVVIVHVSNGAAADEIRAARARGRKVVGETCPQYLMLTADDLDRSNWEGAKFVCSPPPRDKQEQDACWRGIEQGVFDLFSSDHCPFLFDDPSGKLNARGRTSFRHIPNGIPGVETRLPILFSEGVMKGRIDLPRFVALTATNHAQLYGLERKGRIAVGMDADIAIWDPAVRRTIRHADLHDGSDYTPYEGLEVQGWPVTVILGGTVMVDEGALVGPKGQGRHRARAHSPLAAR from the coding sequence ATGTTCGACCTCGTCATCCGCAACGGCACCATCGCCACCGCATCCGACGTGTTCGCCGCCGACATCGGCATCCGGGACGGGCGCATCGTCCAGATCGGCGAGAGCCTGCCGGACGGCGCCCGCACCCTCGACGCGACGGGACGCTACGTCCTGCCCGGCGGCGTCGACAGCCACGTCCACATGGCCCAGCCCTCGGGCGAGGGCATCCGCATGGCTGACGGCTTCGAGAGCGGCACCCGCTCGGCGCTGTTCGGCGGCAATACCTGCGTGCTGCCGTTCTGCCTGCAGCAGAAGGGGCAGTCGCTGCGCGAGGCGGTGACCGCCTATCACGCGCTGGCGGAGGGCCAGTGCTACACCGACGTCTCGTTCCACATGATCGTCTCCGACCCGACGCCGGCGGTGCTCGGGCAGGAACTGCCGGCGCTGGTCGCCGACGGCTATACCTCCTTCAAGGTGTTCATGACCTATGAGGGGCTGCGGCTGAACGATGCCGAAATCCTCGCCACCATGGACGTCGCGCGGCGGACGGGAGCGCTCGTGCTCGTCCATTGCGAGAACGAGGACGCCATCCGCTATCTGATCGGCCAGCACGAGAGCGCCGGCGACGTCGCGCCGCGCGCCCATGCGAGCACCCGCCCGGTGGTGGTCGAGCGCGAGGCGACCCATCGCGCGCTGTCGCTCGCCGAAGTGGTCGACGTGCCGGTGGTGATCGTCCATGTCTCCAACGGCGCGGCGGCCGACGAAATCCGTGCGGCCCGCGCGCGCGGCCGCAAGGTGGTGGGCGAGACCTGCCCGCAATATCTGATGCTCACCGCCGACGATCTCGACCGCAGCAACTGGGAGGGGGCGAAATTCGTGTGCTCGCCGCCCCCGCGCGACAAGCAGGAGCAGGACGCCTGCTGGCGCGGCATCGAGCAGGGCGTGTTCGACCTGTTCTCCTCCGATCACTGCCCGTTCCTGTTCGACGACCCCTCCGGCAAGCTGAACGCCCGCGGCCGCACCAGCTTCCGCCACATCCCGAACGGGATTCCGGGCGTCGAAACCCGGCTGCCGATCCTGTTCTCGGAAGGGGTGATGAAGGGACGGATCGACCTGCCGCGCTTCGTCGCCCTCACCGCGACCAACCATGCCCAGCTCTACGGGCTGGAGCGCAAGGGACGGATCGCGGTCGGGATGGACGCCGACATCGCGATCTGGGACCCGGCCGTGCGGCGCACCATCCGCCACGCGGACCTGCACGACGGCTCGGACTACACCCCGTATGAGGGGCTGGAGGTGCAGGGCTGGCCGGTGACGGTCATCCTCGGCGGCACCGTGATGGTCGACGAGGGCGCCCTCGTCGGACCCAAGGGCCAGGGCCGCCACCGCGCCCGCGCGCACTCACCGCTCGCAGCCCGCTGA